One genomic segment of Candidatus Berkiella aquae includes these proteins:
- a CDS encoding L,D-transpeptidase family protein, whose translation MNKSIALLICLPSIASTVSANELPDFCKSGAFICEQISPNSVVAYPVSNIQTNMNKRKVSAENDNNRDSHKNTNTNLSDTIEVDLKKLTWVAYDGTGELIRSGRVSGGKDYCPDIGRECKTVTGTFTIFRKGGEDCKSTIYPVGRGGAPMPYCMFFHGGYALHGSNAVPNYNASHGCVRMAPEDAQWLNEDFVQEGLTQVVVHY comes from the coding sequence ATGAATAAAAGTATAGCTCTGTTAATTTGCTTACCCTCAATAGCCTCCACTGTTTCAGCCAACGAGTTGCCAGATTTTTGTAAATCGGGAGCTTTTATTTGCGAACAAATTTCTCCCAATTCTGTCGTAGCTTATCCTGTTAGCAATATCCAAACGAACATGAATAAACGTAAGGTATCTGCAGAAAATGATAATAATAGAGATAGTCATAAAAATACCAATACGAACCTGTCAGATACCATCGAAGTCGATTTGAAAAAATTGACATGGGTTGCTTATGATGGAACGGGTGAACTTATTCGCTCAGGGCGTGTTTCAGGTGGAAAAGATTACTGTCCCGATATCGGTAGAGAATGTAAAACAGTGACAGGAACTTTCACCATTTTTAGAAAAGGGGGAGAAGACTGCAAATCAACTATTTATCCTGTGGGACGAGGCGGGGCACCGATGCCTTATTGTATGTTTTTTCATGGGGGGTATGCATTGCATGGTTCCAATGCAGTGCCAAATTATAATGCGAGCCATGGTTGCGTTAGGATGGCGCCAGAAGATGCACAATGGTTAAATGAAGATTTTGTGCAAGAAGGATTAACTCAAGTGGTGGTACATTACTAG